The genomic DNA TATAGACGGTGGAGTAAGTTGTTGGATTTTGTAGAGTTGGAGATTTGGGCTCCGAGGTGGTTGGCTGTGCCGCGCGAACCTTCACCATTTCCGCTATTTCAGCCTAATAACATGTCAGTTTTTAGGTGGTCAAAAATTCAATTTATAGTACCTCAGCTAATTTGATAGCTTCTTCATAGCTGTGGAGGGCATTTAATTCACGATCAGTCGACCCTTCCTTCTGGCGGGTCTCGTTGCCTCGGTTTACAGTAAGATCGCCTCCTTCAACTTGATCCATGATCTAGATCATGTATCATCCCACAAGCTACATTAAACCATAACAAAAGCTTACCTTTGCGAGCGAGCGGTATACGAGAGATTCTATTCCGTCGTATCCCTGCATATCATGACTAAGCCAGACCTGGATAACCTCGTGCTCAGAGATGGGAGGTGCAACCACATTCATGATTTCAGTAAGCGTCGAAAGCGATACATTCCTGAGGTCTTGACCTGAACGTACACTCAGACAAGACCGCATTCAACGTTCGTTTCACTCACTTATTTTATCAATTTGGGCATTCTTGACATACTCCATCATGCCCTCGCCCCATTTCCTGGCCAGTTCCCCGCGAGCAGCAGCGGCTGGCGGAATAGGCGGAAGATGTTTTGCTTGCTCTTCGACTACTGTTCTAGCCTGTTGCAACGCAGCAGATGCGCTATTCCAGACGCTGCCCCATCCCCATGAGCCTGCGAGACAGCCGGAGCATTTTCCTCGGTAGTAGCCGTTTGACTTGTCGATGCGTTAGGAGGCGGCGTGGCCGTCGATGCTATACGAGATACTGGAGTTCCTGCGCGCGATGAGTCGACACTACGGCGAGGGTTGCTTGTAACAGACAGGCGGATTCGTTCAGTAGGTTTGGCAACGGGTGCAGGGGTAGACTTTGTCGGCTCCGAGCTCTTTTGAGTTATTTCATCCAGAAAGGCCAGAGCCTCTGCTCCTTCTCCGCTGACCCCAGCTGATGGTGGGGCAGGAGAACTACCGCTCTTCCGATTGACTGGCGGAGGTGCCCCGAGAGAGTCCAAATCATTCAATAGATCCTGTGCCTCCTGCTGCTTAGACTTGGACATGATAAACTAGGTTGGATAAATGGCGAGCTTGTTCAGGTAGTGGTTGTACTCAGCCAAAGGGTGTCTGGGTCCCCAATTTCAAACGGAGCCACGATCAATCAGCTTTGAGTTCGAATTGGTCATTGGACTCGCGCCCTCCTGGACCTGAAGCCTCTTCTCCTCTACATTGACAAAAATGGGAGACTGGCTATCGAATTCGAACGACGCGCTGTGCCTCAAACTTGGTTCGATTAATCATAAAAGAATTCTAATACATTGAACTTACCCGTCCTGTGACCTAGTACGAGCTGCACGCGACGAAGTAGTATTAACTGAGGATGAGCGAGGTGTTATTGAAGAGTTTCATCCGACTTTTACATACCCAGTGGGCTATTGATTTAATTCACTCTCATTCCTTCTACTTATTTCTATGTCGAGATTTTTGGAGACAAAGAAACCATATATGGCTACGCAGACCTCAAGATTAGTGTAAGTATTCAAGTTGAACGCGTATTGCACGTATTGACCTGTTGTTTCAGCTTTTCTTCACCTCTGGATCGCTCTCTATGTTCTTGAATGTAGCTTCAGCGGCCAAACTTCCATCCAAGACGGCGGATGACATTGAAGGTACACTGTACAAATTCATACCACCTGGTATGTATCTTATACTTGCTCGCGAACGTGCATATTGATATTTTGTAGactacagcaaatcagccGAATCATTCCAGAACACCGTTGAGAAGGAGGCGGCAACATTCAAACCGTTGGGCGACAAGATACACACCTACGTGAGACGGGCGGCTGGTCATGGAAAGGGGAAGAGTAGAGATACCAGCCCCATTTCGGAAGACGATCCCGATGCAATCGTATTTGAAGTCTATCATGTGAGTTTTGGTTACCGCTCCATGAAGGTAGTTTTACCTCAATACCGGTTTCAGTCTACTTGGGATACCCCAGGTTTCCGCGAATATCACCGGCGTATGCAGATTTTTATTCTGCTTTACATTGAGGGAGGTAGCTACATTCAAGAGGACGAGGAGAAATGGGAATTTGTAGCTTCGTAAGTTGACTCCCACTTAAATAAGCCTGGGTTTAATCTATTCGTCTATCAACCTCAGGTATGAACGCCGGCGCAGCCATTCACCCAACGATAGTCTCGATGACCCACCAACATACACGTACCACTTCGTTGGTTATTCATCGTTGTACCCGTTCTGGTGCTGGCCTGACAAGGTTCGATTGAGACTGAGGTGGGTGCATACAATTTACCTGATGCACGGTTCAATCGATCACCTTGAGGGTTTAGTCAATTCGTGATCCTCCCACCCTATCAACACGCTGGCCATGGCTGTAAGTCACTAAATTAACTAGCACCGTCACTGGAATATAGTTCTGACATGAAATTCAGCTGCTTTGTACAACGCAATTTATCAGTTTTCCCTTGGGCGGGACGAGGTTGTGGAACTTACTGTTGAGGATCCATCAGAGGCGTTCGAAGACTTGCGAGATCGGAATGACATGAAAAGGCTACTTTCTCTGGAGGTATGTGTTCAGGGTCATCTATTTGGCACAGCCAGCGCATGCCCACCGGCGCCCTAGGCGTTCATGCAGGAAGGAAAAGGAGGGAAATTCGGACCTCCAGCTAATAAAGCGTGGGTTGAAAAGTGGCGCCGGGACCTTAAAATGGCTTCGGCAAGTAAAATAAACCATTTAATACCTGAAGTATCCTAACGGTGACCAACCCACAGCGCCAATTTCATAGGCTTATCGAAATGTTACTTTTACGAGAATTGgacccatcatccaaacaAGCCCAAAAGGCATTTAGGATACAGGTAATTTTTACTTGAGACCCGGGAAAAGTGAATGATTGTAATCTCCTTCCCAAATTAGGTCAAGGAACGTCTATACCGGTTTAATTATGTGAGTTCCGATTGAATCTACACGTGCAATCGAGAAATCGGTCGGAGCCTGAATGCTTTTTCCAAAATGTAGGAAGTACTCGCTCAGTTGGAAAAGGAAGAAAGGCTGGAAAAGCTGGAAGAAACTTTCCAAAACGTTCGAACCGACTATCAACGCATTCTTGCCACAGTAAAGTGATATACAATCAACGGATGCCCCGGAAACGGATGCCCTGACTACATGCGTGTCTGAGCGGGTTAAACGGCACCTCGAATTCAGAAAACCATCCAAATAGGCGTAATGTACAGTAGTCACCAAATGTAGTCCCAAATATCTTCACGCCCCCGCTAGCTGCTGGATCAACCGACATGCGGACTCCAAAAAGAGAAAGGGGCTAGTAATGTCGTCTAGTTTCCGACCCTCCCCACCGATCTTGCCACCATTGACCTGCGAATCGTCTATCCCAGTGAACGGGGACTCATTCACTTGGTCGCGCACCACCTGATAATAGCCGACATTGCGGAAGTCCACGAGGTAATTGATCGCGTCCACCTAAAGGAGAAGAGCAACTGTCAATCGACCTGAAAGGGTTCAGCGGAGATATAGTTGAGACGCATACTTGGTATAGCTGCAAATCTGTTCGAATCTATAGTCCGGATAGGAGTAATTCATCGTTAAAGAGGGTGATAGGGGTATTGGAGCAGGGACATACAACCACATCGTTGATGCGACAGCGTGTCTCCAAGAAGTATATATCCGAGTCTTCACGGGGATCAACTTCCTCCCCTGTTGCAGGAGTTTTTTTCTTCACGAGGTTTGGCTTTTCCCTCCATTCCCACCCCAAAGACTTGAGCGTGTTATAGAGCTGGGCCCCAGGTACGAATAACTCAGCACACGGGTATAGGGTACTTGAAACGCGACCTACCTCCAACATTACCTCCATTGGCGGGCTTCTTGACCTAATTCCAAAGTCTACAAGACAATCCATTACCCCCATGCATTGCCAAATGATGCAACCACTTACGCCATTTGGTCCTCTTGCGTATCTCTGTTGTAGGATTTGCACCACGTGCAATTCGCATCTGCTCCTGCGATTGAGCTGTGGCATGCGCTTCGGCATAAGATGCTAGATGATGTGCATCTGGATCTAGGTGACACAATTGGCATCTTACGCGCTCAAGCACATATCCTGGAGCTTACCCGGCTGACCAGCAGGCAAACTGCTGTTTAGAACCGCAATGCTATGCTCTTCTCCATTCCAGTCAAATTCCCATTCTTCGTCAGTATCATAAGCTGTACTATCCGTTTCGTAGTTGGTACGTTGATTCGGGTTGGACACCTATACAATTCAGCTGAACTG from Rhizoctonia solani chromosome 16, complete sequence includes the following:
- a CDS encoding maintenance of telomere capping protein 1 — protein: MSKSKQQEAQDLLNDLDSLGAPPPVNRKSGSSPAPPSAGVSGEGAEALAFLDEITQKSSEPTKSTPAPVAKPTERIRLSVTSNPRRSVDSSRAGTPVSRIASTATPPPNASTSQTATTEENAPAARTVVEEQAKHLPPIPPAAAARGELARKWGEGMMEYVKNAQIDKISQDLRNVSLSTLTEIMNVVAPPISEHEVIQVWLSHDMQGYDGIESLVYRSLAKIMDQVEGGDLTVNRGNETRQKEGSTDRELNALHSYEEAIKLAEAEIAEMVKVRAAQPTTSEPKSPTLQNPTTYSTVYIRVQPFFSPELPTKIPSLPGAENPAVPPTPKAEQQQLQFLLYLVDPAHELAHATVTQGVSAGWLGMWDAHEWIETTVVEVLRVGVEVLGQHYVADRMGYAKRAELEALVSEKSG
- a CDS encoding Histone acetyl transferase HAT1 N-terminus; amino-acid sequence: MGDWLSNSNDALCLKLVRAARDEVVLTEDERGVIEEFHPTFTYPIFGDKETIYGYADLKISLFFTSGSLSMFLNVASAAKLPSKTADDIEGTLYKFIPPDYSKSAESFQNTVEKEAATFKPLGDKIHTYVRRAAGHGKGKSRDTSPISEDDPDAIVFEVYHSTWDTPGFREYHRRMQIFILLYIEGGSYIQEDEEKWEFVASYERRRSHSPNDSLDDPPTYTYHFVGYSSLYPFWCWPDKVRLRLSQFVILPPYQHAGHGSALYNAIYQFSLGRDEVVELTVEDPSEAFEDLRDRNDMKRLLSLERQFHRLIEMLLLRELDPSSKQAQKAFRIQVKERLYRFNYEVLAQLEKEERLEKLEETFQNVRTDYQRILATVK